The following proteins are co-located in the Brachybacterium sacelli genome:
- the manD gene encoding D-mannonate dehydratase ManD has product MTIARIDVTVTSPGRNFVTVKVTTEDGHIGWGDGTLNGRELAVVSYLRDHVAPTLIGRDESAIEQTWQYLYRSPYWRRGPVTMAAVAAIDMALWDIAAKKAGEPLYKLLGGASRTGLLAYVHASGTTIESLKEAVRGYVDQGFRAVRIQAGVPGLDQIYGVHDAAPGGKYEYEPAGRAAAGAAMRPTEETWDTAAYLRHLPTVFAAVREEFGPELRLLHDGHHRMSPIEAAKLAKSLEPYDPFWLEDCTPGEDQSVLRLVRQHSVTPLAIGEVFNSVYDYQTLITERLIDYVRSSATHAGGITGLRQIMSFAAIYGIRSGFHGPTDVSPVGMAAHLHLGLAIHNFGIQEYMPHSEDTLSVFRTGYRVQDGMLHPGEAPGLGVELDEEAAAEYEYVPAYLPVNRLRDGSVHDW; this is encoded by the coding sequence ATGACCATCGCCCGCATCGACGTCACCGTCACCAGCCCAGGCCGCAACTTCGTGACCGTCAAGGTCACCACCGAGGACGGCCACATCGGCTGGGGCGACGGCACTCTCAACGGCCGCGAGCTCGCGGTCGTCTCCTACCTGCGTGACCACGTCGCCCCCACCCTCATCGGCCGCGACGAGTCCGCGATCGAGCAGACCTGGCAGTACCTCTACCGCAGCCCCTACTGGCGCCGCGGGCCGGTCACCATGGCGGCCGTCGCCGCTATCGACATGGCGCTGTGGGACATCGCCGCGAAGAAGGCCGGCGAGCCCCTGTACAAGCTGCTCGGCGGGGCCTCCCGCACCGGGCTGCTCGCCTACGTCCACGCCTCCGGCACCACCATCGAGTCGCTGAAGGAGGCGGTCCGCGGCTACGTCGACCAGGGCTTCCGGGCCGTGCGCATCCAGGCCGGCGTCCCGGGGCTCGATCAGATCTACGGCGTGCACGACGCCGCGCCCGGCGGGAAGTACGAGTACGAGCCGGCGGGGCGCGCCGCGGCCGGTGCCGCCATGCGGCCGACGGAGGAGACCTGGGACACCGCCGCCTACCTGCGCCACCTGCCCACGGTCTTCGCCGCCGTGCGCGAGGAGTTCGGTCCCGAGCTGCGCCTCCTGCACGACGGGCACCACCGCATGAGCCCGATCGAGGCCGCGAAGCTCGCGAAGTCCCTCGAGCCCTATGACCCGTTCTGGCTCGAGGACTGCACCCCGGGCGAGGACCAGAGCGTGCTGCGCCTGGTGCGCCAGCACTCGGTGACGCCGCTGGCCATCGGCGAGGTCTTCAACTCCGTGTACGACTACCAGACGCTGATCACCGAGCGGCTGATCGACTACGTGCGCTCCTCGGCCACCCATGCCGGAGGCATCACCGGTCTGCGCCAGATCATGTCGTTCGCGGCGATCTACGGGATCCGTTCCGGCTTCCACGGCCCCACCGACGTCTCGCCCGTGGGCATGGCAGCGCACCTCCACCTGGGCCTGGCGATCCACAACTTCGGCATCCAGGAGTACATGCCCCACTCCGAGGACACCCTGTCGGTGTTCCGCACCGGCTACCGCGTCCAGGACGGCATGCTGCACCCGGGGGAGGCTCCCGGCCTGGGCGTCGAGCTCGACGAGGAGGCCGCCGCCGAGTACGAGTACGTGCCCGCCTACCTGCCGGTGAACCGGCTGCGGGACGGTTCCGTGCACGACTGGTGA
- a CDS encoding aryl-sulfate sulfotransferase produces the protein MLSDRPLSSADASRGGRSLRRRTIMTGAASTSLSLLALTACTDEDTDPGPQEPDTDEVTALRVVFSEDPAARGDWTVWSVGYDLEEDQDAPPLYDASTQEARHEALESKKAEKPWTREDPLLVLDPYGSTLTGLYVFFEDEAGGRLDVVSRAAATEDFAHTAANHAAESGFEGLVIGMIPGAHNTLTLTWRPEGSGGTSGEVRIKAPTTASGYGTSVAAEIADAEALTPGLFALSGVTDLSTNTYLVDNGGTMRAEVLSGDTAAHHFVPEDGRIVTTTGSRQLGVLDPFGHATALIDLGDHSVHHDLAVVGDLVYLLTSVASSGRVEDRVLRVDLSTGEVAQVVDLQTVLPEYEAIAHVQEGEAGGSAVQGKDWIHLNSIDVTDGVMIVSARETSTIIALDDALEPGSEPSVRWMIGVEALWEGTGYEEHFLAPEGTVIGNAGQHTVHRIDDDALPAGQYYLEMFNNNFWQLSTREEAEWQDVGPDDATTDEHDGVSHALRYVVDESAGTFREDAAVELPYSSVVSNVFRLGDGGIDQPMVTNSGRAGEYSERAADGTLLASYRYDSAGHGYRVYKDSFEGFWFAAP, from the coding sequence ATGCTGAGCGACCGCCCCCTCTCCTCCGCCGATGCGTCCCGAGGGGGCCGGTCGCTGCGCCGTCGGACGATCATGACCGGTGCCGCGAGTACGTCTCTGAGCCTGCTGGCGCTGACCGCCTGCACCGATGAGGACACCGATCCCGGCCCGCAGGAGCCCGACACCGACGAGGTCACCGCCCTGAGGGTCGTCTTCAGCGAGGATCCCGCCGCTCGCGGGGACTGGACGGTCTGGTCCGTCGGCTACGACCTGGAGGAGGACCAGGACGCGCCGCCCCTGTACGACGCCTCGACCCAGGAGGCTCGGCACGAAGCGCTCGAGTCCAAGAAGGCGGAGAAGCCGTGGACCCGCGAGGACCCCCTGCTGGTGCTCGACCCCTACGGCAGCACCCTGACCGGGCTGTACGTCTTCTTCGAGGACGAGGCCGGCGGGCGGCTCGACGTGGTCTCGCGGGCGGCCGCGACCGAGGACTTCGCCCACACCGCCGCCAACCATGCGGCCGAGTCAGGGTTCGAGGGCCTGGTCATCGGCATGATTCCCGGTGCCCACAACACCCTGACCCTCACCTGGCGACCCGAGGGCTCCGGCGGAACCTCCGGTGAGGTGCGGATCAAGGCGCCCACCACCGCCTCCGGGTACGGCACCTCCGTGGCCGCCGAGATCGCCGATGCCGAGGCCCTCACCCCGGGCCTCTTCGCCCTCAGCGGCGTGACCGATCTCAGCACCAACACCTACCTCGTCGACAACGGCGGCACGATGCGCGCCGAAGTGCTCTCCGGGGACACCGCTGCCCACCACTTCGTCCCCGAGGACGGTCGCATCGTGACCACCACGGGCTCGCGCCAGCTCGGGGTCCTGGACCCCTTCGGCCATGCCACTGCCCTCATCGACCTGGGGGATCACAGCGTCCATCACGACCTCGCCGTCGTCGGTGACCTCGTCTACCTGCTGACCTCCGTGGCGTCCTCCGGCCGCGTCGAGGATCGGGTGCTCCGGGTGGATCTCTCCACCGGCGAGGTGGCCCAGGTGGTGGACCTGCAGACGGTCCTGCCCGAGTACGAGGCGATCGCGCACGTCCAGGAGGGCGAGGCCGGCGGCTCCGCCGTCCAGGGCAAGGACTGGATCCACCTCAATTCGATCGACGTCACCGACGGCGTCATGATCGTCTCCGCCCGCGAGACCTCGACGATCATCGCCCTGGACGACGCGCTCGAACCCGGCTCCGAGCCGTCCGTGCGCTGGATGATCGGGGTCGAGGCGCTGTGGGAGGGCACCGGGTACGAGGAGCACTTCCTGGCCCCCGAGGGCACCGTGATCGGGAACGCCGGCCAGCACACCGTGCACCGCATCGACGACGACGCCCTGCCGGCGGGGCAGTACTACCTGGAGATGTTCAACAACAACTTCTGGCAGCTCAGCACCCGCGAGGAGGCGGAGTGGCAGGACGTCGGCCCCGACGATGCCACCACCGACGAGCACGACGGGGTCAGCCACGCCCTGCGCTACGTGGTCGACGAGAGCGCCGGTACCTTCCGTGAGGACGCCGCCGTCGAGCTGCCCTACTCCTCGGTCGTCTCGAACGTGTTCCGTCTCGGCGACGGCGGGATCGACCAGCCGATGGTCACCAACTCCGGACGCGCGGGCGAGTACTCCGAACGTGCGGCCGACGGGACTCTGCTGGCCTCCTACCGCTACGACTCCGCCGGCCACGGCTATCGCGTGTACAAGGATTCCTTCGAGGGGTTCTGGTTCGCGGCCCCCTGA
- a CDS encoding MFS transporter, translating to MTSSDLRAPTTTKDLRRTVGASVIGTIAEYYDFFIYGTASALAFNEIFFPETDPLMGTLAAFATYAVGFFARPLGGLVWGHVGDRVGRKRALVFTLLLTGLGTFAVGLMPTYDQIGIWAAVILVIVRLIQGFGVGGEQGGAVLLTAEAAPPHRRGFWSSFVQLGSPVAYLIPTALFAVLMSSLDHEAFISWGWRIPFLLSIVVVAIGLYIRTRVPESTSFRAVKEEATEHKAPLAQLVTRNRREVLGGMFTKFVEAAVFPFYTVFLVAYADTNGYESQLILDAVIIAIVCEIITIPLLGRLTDRVGRKPVYLVAAVLNLLLVVPAFYAVQSENLLVITVLLICGLALGHAGTYAPQASFFPELFPAHARYSGVSIVWQFGAMIASGPFTVVATALLIAGGGGFHWSALYVAALILISIIALRFLPETAPAARGGTEYAHWGGGSPLEDAASLDRTDPRPTTHPADSHPADSQESTR from the coding sequence ATGACCAGCAGTGATCTCCGCGCACCGACCACGACGAAGGACCTCCGTCGCACCGTCGGCGCCTCCGTGATCGGCACCATCGCCGAGTACTACGACTTCTTCATCTACGGCACCGCCTCGGCCCTCGCCTTCAACGAGATCTTCTTCCCCGAGACCGACCCCCTGATGGGCACCCTCGCCGCCTTCGCGACCTACGCGGTCGGGTTCTTCGCCCGACCCCTCGGGGGTCTGGTGTGGGGGCACGTCGGGGACCGGGTCGGGCGCAAGCGCGCGCTCGTGTTCACCCTGCTGCTGACCGGCCTGGGCACCTTCGCCGTCGGCCTCATGCCCACCTACGACCAGATCGGGATCTGGGCGGCGGTGATCCTGGTGATCGTCCGCCTCATCCAGGGCTTCGGCGTCGGCGGCGAACAGGGCGGCGCCGTCCTGCTCACCGCCGAGGCCGCACCCCCGCACCGGCGCGGCTTCTGGTCCAGCTTCGTGCAGCTGGGGTCCCCGGTCGCCTACCTCATCCCCACCGCGCTGTTCGCCGTGCTGATGTCCTCCCTGGACCACGAGGCGTTCATCAGCTGGGGCTGGCGGATTCCGTTCCTGCTGAGCATCGTCGTGGTCGCCATCGGCCTGTACATCCGCACCCGCGTGCCGGAGTCGACGTCCTTCCGTGCCGTGAAGGAGGAGGCCACCGAGCACAAGGCGCCCCTGGCCCAGCTGGTCACCCGCAACCGCCGCGAGGTCCTCGGCGGGATGTTCACGAAGTTCGTCGAAGCCGCGGTGTTCCCCTTCTACACGGTCTTCCTCGTCGCGTACGCGGACACCAACGGCTACGAGTCCCAGCTCATTCTCGACGCGGTGATCATCGCGATCGTCTGCGAGATCATCACCATCCCGCTGCTGGGGCGGCTGACCGACAGGGTCGGCCGCAAACCCGTCTATCTGGTCGCCGCGGTGCTCAACCTGCTCCTCGTGGTCCCGGCGTTCTACGCCGTCCAGAGCGAGAACCTGCTGGTGATCACCGTGCTGCTGATCTGCGGCCTCGCGCTGGGCCATGCCGGCACCTACGCCCCGCAGGCGTCCTTCTTCCCCGAGCTGTTCCCCGCCCACGCCCGCTACTCGGGTGTCTCGATCGTGTGGCAGTTCGGTGCGATGATCGCCAGCGGGCCCTTCACCGTCGTCGCGACCGCACTGCTGATCGCCGGCGGCGGAGGATTCCACTGGTCGGCGCTGTACGTGGCGGCGCTGATCCTCATCAGCATCATCGCGCTGCGGTTCCTGCCCGAGACCGCCCCTGCCGCCCGTGGCGGCACCGAGTACGCGCACTGGGGCGGCGGCAGCCCGCTCGAGGACGCCGCCTCCCTCGACCGGACCGATCCCCGCCCCACCACCCATCCCGCCGACTCCCATCCCGCCGACTCCCAGGAGAGCACGCGATGA